One Coffea eugenioides isolate CCC68of chromosome 2, Ceug_1.0, whole genome shotgun sequence genomic window, AAAATCTGTGGGTGAAAAGTAAGCATGGGAAATAGAAACATATTTACAGTGCTTCCTCATATTTGTTTCAGATACTGATTAACTCTCAAATTCCAAATAAACGTCTCTCAGCTCTGGAGCAATAGCCTCAATATGTTACTTTCTGGCACACTAAAgtaaatctctctctctctctctctctcagcttTTCATGACTACTGACTAATCTAGAGTTGGTATTAAGCAAGGGCATAACTGTAGGCAGCAGGTGCCCTGTAAGTGAGAAGCACATAACACATGCTCATCTGTAAATTCATCCACTATACTTGTATGACACAAGTATTTGCCTTTGTATCAGTGCCGTGCCAGTTTTAGTCCCTCTCTCTTCCTCCCAGCTCTACAGCCATTCATAAAATAAGTTCTTGATATTAACTACATTGGAAAATGTACGCCATACAGCCTTTGGATTTCGTATCGGAAATGTTTCAATGTTTGATATGAATATTAGCATTAACTAGTTTGGGCTGTGAAACTAGTAAATGGCTGCATTTATAGCCACAGGTTACGAGTGGGAGAACTGTAAACTGTCGGATGGCTTCGTTGTACAGCTAACTGTCTTGTTTGACAAGTATATACTGCTTTACCTCTTCTTTGTTGTTTTTCCCTTATAATATCTGGAAATATTACCTTACTGTGTATGTGATCGCTCGGTATAATTTCTTTGAGATCCTAAATGAGAAAATGACCAATGCAATAGGTATAATAGGTGGCGGAGAGCTTGTCTGGTTTATTGAGAGAAGTTCCTCTATTCCTCTTACAGTACTTAATTTTGAACTATAGATAAGACCTATACTTGCTTTTATTTGACGTCATTTTATATGTAGTTGATGCCAAAAGTTAACAGCTTCATCACTTTGTTTTTCTCAGATAATTCGTAGTAACGTCTTGAAAGTGGATGTAAAATGGGGATTTTATGTTTCCCAGCTTCACTAGGTTGCTTCTTGAGTAATAGAGCAAGTAACTACAAGAAAAAATATGTGGAGAAAGCAACAAAAAGGAAGATGAGGCATGCGACCTTGAAGTTACATGTACCAACAACGTACTCTGTTTTCGAACAACTGGGTGTTCTTGAATGGACTAGCAACGTCTTTGTTGACGTCTGTGGAATTTGTATAATGTATTTTGAGTTACCGTACCTGCTACAACTCTCAGTTTCTCGCAAGAATGTAATCTGGATAGAATTTGAAAAGGGCATCTTTCTACTGATGAAATCTGTGTAAAGTTTCAAAATCCAATTGGGCATTCAGTGGATATATAACAGTGCAATCTTTTCCCTTCCCTCCTCTTTTGTCCTCAATGCACAAATAGAAGTAGGACTCCATTATACCCAAGTTTGCTCTTAATTAGGGGATGGCAATTCTGTCTCAAGCCATTCATTGACATCAGAAGAATTTAATTTACTGCTTACTCAGCTGTAAAATTAGATGCGCGTAGCTTGCTGGAACAAGGAATAAAATAACTAGAACAACTATGAATCTCTGTCAGAATCTTGATTCTTACATCTTCTCATTGCCCTCTCCTTTTCTGTCAAGTAAAAAGAAACTAGCTCTCTCCTGGCTAACATGGTATTGCatagctgaaaaaaaaaaaaaaactaaaactagcGGTGATGGTTGCAGCATTTTTTGGCATGGTACAAACCTCCTATTCGCGTATGGATATAGCAGTAGTTCTGCAGTAAAATTCTCCACAACATGAGAGCATTTTCTTCACTCTTTAACCAGAACAACAACCAGCTTTCTTGACAGCTGATACATCATCTTTGGTTCCAATGTTTATAGTTTGTCCTCTAGGCAAAGCTGCAGGATCATCTCCAATGTCAAGAGCCTTTCTGCTAACAACATGGTAGATTTGTGTCAGCACTTCCGTGAAGGCATTTTCAACATTAAGGGCCTCAAGAGCTGAAGTTTCCATGAAGAAGGTCTTCTCCCTCTCTGCAAAAGCTGTCGCATCTCCAGTAGGAACAGCTCGCAGGTGACGCAGGTCTGCCTTGTTTCCAACGAGCATGATCACAATGTTCACGTCTGTATGATCCCGAAGCTCCTTAAGCCATCTCTCCACATTTTCGAATGTCACATGACGGGTAACATCATAGACAATTAGAGCACCAACAGCTCCTCGATAGTATGCACTTGTGATGGCACGATACCTTGAGCAGAGAAACATACGATGTTACATGCATTTCAGACAGTGTTTGAACCTTGTACTTCAGTGTAGAGATTACAGATGAAATTAGTCCCCATTATTTTCATCACATTATGGAAAACAGTAAGCAAACTGTTGTGTTTTAGTATCAATTATGCAGTTGACTGTTGTTATTACAATCGTCCGTCCGTTGATCATATATTGTGTACTTCAGGAGCCTATAAATTACAATCTGAAAATCCACAAAGcttcgataaaaaaaaaaggagcctATAAATCCGTTCTCACTTTATGCAAGAGCAAAGAACATTGCATAATACTACTATTGAACGGTAATCAATCAAAATCTAGAGACGATAATTCTGGTTGCACATATCTTAATGAGAGGAAAAGGGTTGAGCAAGCACAATTTCAAAATGCCACTTTGTATGGCCATAGGCACATTCAACATCAACCAAATCCTAAGAAGAAATTTCTATCAATTTCCTCAACTCTCCTTTATCTTTTCTGTTTGGTTTCTTATATTTAGCCAGCATAAAAGCATAATTTCATGCATAATCAGCAAAGAGAAGCTTTGAAATTAATTTACACATATACATACGTCCACGTTAATTCTACACGAAATTCATATGCAATATTTGTACGTGATGGGCACAAAGGAAAGAGAAATAATATACTAAGACGGAGGAGGTAAATTCAGGGCGGGGACTTGCGTACCTTTCTTGGCCGGCAGTGTCCCAAATCTGAGCCTTAACGATTTTGTCATCAACCTGAATGCTGCGGGTGGCAAACTCAACGCCAATGGTGGACTTGGATTCTTGACTAAATTCATTGCGGGTGAAACGAGACAAGAGGTTCGATTTTCCGACACCTGAGTCCCCTATTAGCACCACCTTGAATAGGTAATCATAATCTTCATCAGCCCTATATGCCCCCATTTCTtgctatgttttttttttctttttttttttaatgattgaTCTCGAAGTTAGTTAGAGAGGGAGAGCAAAGAGAGCTGGAAAAACAAACAAGGCAAAATATTGTTGGCCGATTTGATGATTCGATTGATGGCAAAATGGCAATGGTACAAAAGAATTTCCCTCCGCATATTTAGGAGGGATAGAGAAGAGAGGCGAGGAAAGAAAGATGACACTtaccgatttttttttttttgtaatttatgGTATGATGGTTGTTTTAACTTTTGATTTTAGTTACCTCTTTATCTAGGGATTAGGATGTCTAAGAGGATTTGTACTTACCTCTTAATAGTtgtgaatttattcaaaatcaagTTCGTGCGCGATTAGTGCAGATATTAGAATGAAGttattttttgaatgaaaaaaaattcgGTCACAACTTATTTCTTAGCTAGTTTGATACTTTGACCCACaattgtaagttttttttttttttttttttgaaaaaacgaATTTGATTTTCTACACTTTCCAAGCACTAATTAACCTGCTATCACCTCAGCCTGTTAAATTTCTCCACCCAATCTACATATTAGAAATAAATCTGGACTTCAGGGCAAAAAAAAATATCTGGACTTTAGAAAGTGCACTATAAATCTTGCACGCTAAAAAGGCATACTTCTCCTAATCAGGTTTTCTGTTTGTGTCTGTTCAGTCATGGAGTAAAAGGTTTGCCTCAAAACTGTCAAATTCGGGTCCCAAACTGCTCCAGctttaatttttgaaatgtaCTAATGACattttttcatatttgtatGAGATGAATAGAGGCAGTTTACAAGGGCAAAATCTGCGCGAATTATTAAAAACATTTCATTAAGATGTAACCTTGGACATCCACAACCAAACTTACAAAGTACTTAACTCGGAAAGCTATGGATCTAGTCCTAGTGTTTTTTAACTAATATATTGATCTAGATTTCGTTCATGatgtttcaaatttttcttcACATTTTGAACAAATTGTGATTCAGTCCCCCATATTTCAATTTAGACACTTCTGACCCATTGTGTTTCTCAAGTTATATTTTGTTTAGATATCTAATGGCATTATCATCTTGCACCtaaaattaaatttcttccttcttttagAAATCATGTATCATTCAAAAAATTTGTAAATGTCCTAACAATTTCCTGAGTGAGTGGGAATAATTTGGAGGCGCCATGTCACCTTGAAGTTTATCAAAATTTGAGGAGATAGTAGTGGGCAGTATATGGATTCACTCGTATTACCATCAACGGTTCACAGAAAAGAATGAGTACAAATTTTAAGACAAAAGTTTCTGTAGACTGAAAGTGGAGAATATTATTTAGTTTGGGAGGAAAACAACATATTGAAGTTGTGAGGGAGCAAATACAAAATATAAATGTTTGTGACCAGATGTACTCGAATTGGAAAACGAGAGAGTCAATTGAAATTACTTAAAAAAGACTAGAATCCAATCTAATACAACTGAAACATGGAGGATTGAACTTAAACTGGTTTAAAGACGAGAGCAAAACTACAAGTCAGCCGAATAATTTGGGACCAACCAATGAGTTCCTCGTCTTACGATTCCATTTCCAGCTACGGTTTCTCTTTTCTACTCATGTCAGGAAATCAATCACTTGTCTCATCTCAAATCTACTTCCTTTCCGGCCCATATCTCCATCACTGTTTATTGTTGACAAATACTGAGCCGCAACAATCACCGGTACCATATTTTCCACAAACGCTTGTCAACAAAGTTTTAGTTATCATGTATGCActttcattttgtaaaacatcgGTCAACAAAATTGACAAGTAAAATACGTGATAAGAGTGTAAATTCTCAAAGCACAATCTAACCAGCTGCAGGATCTCAGAATTGGAACTGCTATTACCACCCTCTTATATGTCAATGATAATTAAcattaaattttgaattaagtGAATTACATAAATACCTACTTTTGATTGCAATAACAACCACCTTGTGAtctgtttttgaaataaaacagACTCTATATGGAATAGGTGTTTTTAggggtgtttttcaaaaaattttacagTAACAATTTATGTGGAAATTTTTTTACTGTAGATGGTTTATTTGgattctgtttttttttttttttttaaagttatattttggggtgtatttagaatttaaaatttttgtatatttttataaatttgttaaaaatttttctattatCCACCACCACCCATCACCGGCCACCACCGCCGACAACTACcctctcctcttttttttttctttgtctctctctcttcctctttcCCTTCTTTGACTCTTCCTCTCCTCTCTCCTTCCTCATCTTTATTCCTCGGCCACCCTTTCTCCCTGACCCTAACTTGGCCCCCTCTCCTCCTTCCTATTTTCTAGTGACCTCTGGTCACGAGGAAGGGGAGAGGGTGGTGGGTTGGGCAGGATGAGGGAGAGAGGAAAGAGGGACTGGTGGACAAGGGAAAGAAGGAGGAtaacgaaaaggaaaagagaggatGAGGGAAAAGAAGGAGAAGGCAAAAAAGGGAGGGAGGGAAGGAGAGAAGGAAAAGAGAAGAGGAAAATGGAGGAGAGGATGGCTGTTAGTGGTGGTGGCCGGTAGTGAGTAGTGGTGGTAAgtggaagaaaaaagaaatttagggtttattttattttattttttagtatatttgagattgtatgtTTTTGGACTTATTTTTAAAGTTAGTTACTAGTGATCCTACAAACAAAAACAGTTTGTGGGAAAAATAAcaaacccaaacaaaataataatatatgtGTTAAGTTGGTTTTACATAGATTACTAGTTActtgttttttcctttcatttgaTCTACTTGAACAAATTGGTTTGCCATTCCGTTGTGTCCATTTCTATTTTATCAATGAAATGTTCAAAAAAgcttacaaaagaaaaatattaactaatttaaatttaaatttgaaatttaaactTTGATATATATCATACATTCAATCGTGACATTATATATACTGTTAGTGTGTATAATATTTacacaaaaagtgtatatgttaGTCACTCCTTAAAAAATCAAAGCAAATGCAGTTAACaaattgggataatttcaaaaatctcccCTGAGATTTTTGAAAGTTGCCTGACCTCTCTCGAGATTTCGAGAATTTCAAAGACCTCCTCTGTCATAAAATTGGGTACAATGCTTTATGCTTACATCAAACCCAGTGAAATGATTGTAGTAGCTTTACAGCTTACAAAGTATTTGACAATTACGTGGACTGAAGCAATTATATTAGTAACTAATTGAATAAACAGAAATAGtacaaaaaagaaacaaatattttAATTTGCCATAAGAAAAAGGGCGCCAATTTCTAAATGATCACAATTTAAAACtaaaaaatttctaacttgCACTTACAACTACAACATGTagatttgtttggattgggctttatttccccaaatttatttgcttaactCGAtcgagtgtgtttggattgtgaattatttgagataattttgtgaaaaaagtaCTGTGACACTTTTTTTATatgatatatgtaagataaaaaggtgattggaaaatgtattgatgatgtaagcaaatcagtgtgtgtaaataaggtgtaaataaaatgtaaatttttacaatccaaacacactcatcatcattacaatttccaatacacctttttacctttccaattacctttttatctcacatacatcacatcacaaaaagtgttacagtaaaaatatctctaataattcacaatccaaacagaccTAAGCTTGATGTTGAATAATGCTAGTGAATTCAAAGATTCACCTCTAAGGCTTAAAATTGTTATTCCAATTCGTTGTTGAAATTAGTTTTCTTACTTGAATTTTAGTAATTTGACGCCAATTCTTGAATCTAAATTCTCTAAAATTTGTCCTCCAATCGTTTGTTGCTACCCCTATATAAGAACTCTCGAAAGTAGCTGTTCTAAAAAGCCATTGCAAATAGTTGTAGAAGCCTCATGTTGATGCTTTGCATTTGCCAGCATTTGTACTCACAGCTCCTAAATTTTGACATTGTTTAACTAACAATTTATGCTTTCATACTAGATTAACTAACTAATGTAACATATGAGGGGCATTTTTCTAATTACTTTTTCGCTCTCctaaatctaattttttttattgtttagtTTTTTGAATTGGGCTTAACTTATTATAAGCTAACCTGTTTTAGAGGAGGTTTCCAAACTTTTAAAGCTTGAGGGAGGTCAATGCAATTGTTAGAAATCTCAAAAAGGTTTATGAAAGTATCCCTAACAATTTTATGGGTGCCAATATCaattttcatttgaaaaaaaaaacttgtgtTGTTTATCAAATACTTGGCCATCAAATGTCAGGGGATGACCACAGTTCCCCGAATCCCTCAAAGTCCTTGGTTAGTAAAGCATACGAATGTCAAATGTGACGGTTCATGCATAACAGTTATCAGGTAGTGACTTTGACGTTAGAGTGGAAGGAAGGAATTTTTGCAGAGTGATATATCCAAATCACTCAACCTCAATCAATCAGAAGAACTCTATGTATGTCTTATATAGCAACTCAACTGTTCTCATTGTCAAGCACGTAAAATAGTCTGCACCACTCAGTCCCAATTGACCCGTCAACAACAAAAGCTTCCACACCTACAtacataaaaaatttaaatcaaaaggccATTGTTTCATCTTTGTTTGATGGATCACTGAATGTAAGAATGTTTGCTTGATCATCATTGGAATTGTTGCACTGTTCGCAATACTGTGCTCTTATGGTGTGTCAACTATCAAAAGGCTGATTAATGCTAAAATCCTCTTTGTTATACGTTAAGGTTACAACTTATGCTTGATTTATATTCATCTTGTTCTAGAGAGGAAGGGATTAGGGAGTTTGAAAGAGGGAGTGCAAGGGAGAAAATTTGAATTCCAACACTTTCATTTAATGGATTTGTCCGGTTAATATTTAATAGGTGGTATCATTttacaaacctcccctgaggtttatgATAATTGCATATAGTACCGCTTAGGTTTAAATAATTACATAAACCTTCCCTAGAAAATACTTTGAAGCTCACTTTGCTTATGTAAGCAAAAAATCTCCATTGAAAATCCTAAAACACCCTTAGATGATTATCCTCCACAAAAACAAAATTCCTTAGTAACgttaaattcaaaatattatACACATATTTTTATAAAGTTGATTATCTACTAAAAAAATGTTGATACCTACTTGACCAACAAAACTAATTCAATAAGAATCTACGTGTGGAGGAAACTAATGTTTTTATTGACTCTAAAATCACTAATATATGGAGTAAGATTGGGTTTAATTTTTGTGGGTGTCTATGACAAGATAGAAGTTTATCACTCTTAttattcttttttcattttttacttttttcaaaGGATTTACTAAATTTAATTTACAATACATTAGTTCTCTTCATGGAGACTTTAAATTCAACATTGGATGAAggttatttttgtcattttagacAATGaggggaggtatgtgtaattttttaaacttggAGGGTACTGCCTAAAATTGTTATAAAtcttaggggaggtttgtgaaattatccctaaatagATTTGTCCCTCTCTTGTCAAGATGTTTTgaactttacttttttttttctttgaaatttctAATGCCCACATTGCAAATTTTGGGTGAAATTTTTTATATCGTTCAATCATGTTTTCCCAAAAGGTTAAATCTACCAACATGAATTTCTGATTCTAAAACAGGATTGTCTCACCAAAGGTCTGCAAAAAGAGCAACTTTAGCAGCAGTATGTAGGCATCAATCCTTATTTTGCCTCTCGCCAAATACAAATTAATTAAACCGACCGATGCACATTTGTGTACACACAACCAATGATGGAGCCAAGGG contains:
- the LOC113763198 gene encoding ras-related protein RABA1f-like yields the protein MGAYRADEDYDYLFKVVLIGDSGVGKSNLLSRFTRNEFSQESKSTIGVEFATRSIQVDDKIVKAQIWDTAGQERYRAITSAYYRGAVGALIVYDVTRHVTFENVERWLKELRDHTDVNIVIMLVGNKADLRHLRAVPTGDATAFAEREKTFFMETSALEALNVENAFTEVLTQIYHVVSRKALDIGDDPAALPRGQTINIGTKDDVSAVKKAGCCSG